From Hydra vulgaris chromosome 07, alternate assembly HydraT2T_AEP, a single genomic window includes:
- the LOC136082529 gene encoding uncharacterized protein LOC136082529 translates to MSKHKLTGAQRRKKQENDEKEALKYKELMSKFLYSKKAKTVDAETESESEDDSILKHTESESEDESIDKGIYQLFVENEEDSMDQGCEDTRDLDPNNDSDDKNKEMVEDLPTPAVFSFLDFKKPTFIKFLKAVGFLKFDQTTQRPIMLQNLKTEITARGSDLFQNKNGPFVANSGGCSINSTWFKRQLANGDEVGCSWLLYSPVNKVAYCFCCFLFPTSSSNSQSSFESGGGFTNWRHTERLKDHENSPCHRKSFTI, encoded by the coding sequence ATGTCAAAACACAAACTAACTGGGGCTCAGCGTcgaaaaaaacaagaaaatgatGAGAAAGAGGCATTGAAATACAAAGAGTTAATGAGCAAGTTTCTATATTCAAAGAAAGCGAAAACAGTTGATGCAGAAACTGAATCAGAATCTGAAGATGACAGCATACTGAAACATACTGAATCAGAATCTGAAGATGAGAGTATAGATAAAGGCATTTATCAATTGTTTGTGGAAAATGAAGAAGACTCAATGGACCAAGGATGTGAAGATACCCGCGATCTGGATCCTAATAATGACAGTGacgataaaaataaagaaatggtTGAAGATCTTCCTACTCCTGCTGTATTTTCatttcttgattttaaaaagccaacatttatcaaatttttaaaagctgttggctttttaaaatttgaccaAACAACACAGCGACCTATCATGTTGCAAAATCTTAAAACTGAGATCACAGCTCGCGGATctgatttatttcaaaacaagaaTGGACCTTTTGTTGCTAACTCAGGAGGATGTTCAATAAACTCGACGTGGTTCAAACGACAACTTGCTAATGGTGATGAAGTGGGTTGTTCGTGGTTGTTATATTCACCAGTTAACAAAGTAGCTTATTGTTTCTGTTGTTTCCTATTTCCAACTTCCAGCTCTAATTCACAATCTTCTTTTGAATCAGGTGGTGGATTCACTAACTGGAGACACACAGAACGATTAAAAGATCACGAGAACAGTCCTTGTCACCGCAAATCGTTTACTATATGA